The following are encoded in a window of Acropora muricata isolate sample 2 chromosome 6, ASM3666990v1, whole genome shotgun sequence genomic DNA:
- the LOC136919948 gene encoding uncharacterized protein: MTSRELTKQKELSGYQREHYSVANLSTEVIRMETGLPTKEVFYIIVNYAARFKGDINYYSGWKVEAISLEDQVFITLMKLKQNYTNLHLAQLFSCSVATVSNIVLTFVHVLHSLLFKDIMTTIPSRMINKLCSPSSFSQYSTCRIIIDCTDLEIATPKLMSEQSATYSTYRGMNSFKVIIGVAPNAVITYVSGLFPGSVSDKSLVQESGLLEHFVPGDLILADKGFLIQDLLPRGVSVNIPPFLNCGKFTESEARATKSIARCRIHVERANARLKSFRILGFIPSFLRCHAEKLCQLCAALVNLQFPLIKDGCNDFEFD, from the coding sequence ATGACTTCCAGAGAGCTTACAAAGCAAAAAGAATTGAGTGGTTATCAAAGAGAACATTATTCAGTGGCAAACCTAAGCACCGAGGTTATACGTATGGAAACAGGCTTACCCACAAAAGAGGTCTTTTATATCATTGTCAATTATGCTGCAAGATTTAAGGGGGATATAAACTATTATTCTGGATGGAAGGTAGAGGCAATAAGTCTGGAAGATCAAGTGTTCATAACACTGATGAAACTGAAGCAAAATTATACAAATTTGCACCTGGCCCAGCTGTTTTCATGTAGTGTGGCAACTGTTTCTAATATAGTCTTAACATTTGTACATGTCCTACATTCCCTGTTGTTTAAAGACATAATGACAACGATACCGTCTCGAATGATAAACAAATTGTGTTCCCCTTCATCTTTTTCGCAATACAGCACCTGTAGGATTATCATTGACTGCACTGATTTGGAAATTGCAACTCCAAAATTGATGTCTGAGCAAAGTGCAACCTATTCCACCTATCGTGGGATGAACTCTTTCAAGGTGATTATAGGAGTCGCTCCAAATGCAGTCATCACTTACGTGAGTGGTCTGTTTCCTGGTTCAGTGTCTGACAAATCTCTTGTGCAAGAATCTGGACTGTTAGAGCATTTTGTACCTGGTGATCTGATATTGGCTGATAAAGGATTTCTCATTCAGGATTTGTTACCAAGGGGAGTTTCTGTGAATATTCCCCCTTTTCTTAATTGTGGCAAGTTTACAGAGAGTGAGGCAAGAGCAACAAAGtcaattgcaaggtgccgcATTCATGTGGAGCGTGCCAATGCCAGACTGAAGAGCTTCAGGATTCTCGGGTTTATTCCCTCATTTCTGCGTTGCCATGCAGAAAAACTGTGCCAGCTGTGTGCAGCACTTGTTAATCTACAGTTCCCCTTAATCAAGGATGGCTGTAATGATTTTGAATTTGATTAG
- the LOC136919947 gene encoding uncharacterized protein — protein MSSLSISSLASFFSGEQKSLDRGENHYRSDHVQSFTYSAGIIRGEVKASMKNKSYKVTVYLDDQSNIKSTECECPRGEFKCSHAAAIFIYGIHNLSRTDVECQWRRKKTVETVQAASQMFPLPVKKKDYSPLSRAPKSEDREWLYGQLRQYGKFTGVCWLLSREPEPAAQLPLKTIEEIVFSEGFLGEQTSVGQLDYFVKNVKVGQDIIKEVSALTTGQRDNPAWHLARKGRLTASNFGAVLKAKRVTQALTTRLLGDYDLSRVRAIAWGVDNEEMAIKAFTASTGLVPVQTGVWLHESGVLGASPDGLVGDDAVLECKCPYTHRNETIAEAVKHKDFYLECKNGYYALKTSSIYWDQVQGQLFLAQRKYCYFTVWTTKDTVVLKVQRDESWKPNIDILTDFYFYKLFPKIVEGEL, from the exons ATGTCGTCGCTCTCAATCTCTTCTTTAGCTTCTTTCTTCTCTGGCGAGCAAAAATCACTAGATCGCGGCGAAAATCACTATCGGTCTGATCATGTTCAAAGTTTTACATATTCTGCAGGAATAATTCGAGGTGAAGTCAAAGCAAGTATGAAAAACAAGAGCTACAAAGTCACG GTTTATCTGGACGATCAGTCGAATATCAAAAGCACAGAATGTGAATGCCCGAGGGGCGAGTTCAAATGTAGCCATGCGGCTGCCATCTTTATTTACGGAATACACAATTTAAGCAGAACGGACGTGGAATGTCAGTGGCGGCGTAAAAAGACTGTAGAAACAGTACAGGCTGCCTCTCAAATGTTTCCTCTTCCTGTGAAGAAAAAAGATTATTCTCCGTTGTCCCGTGCACCAAAAAGCGAAGATCGAGAATGGCTCTACGGTCAATTGCGACAATATGGAAAGTTCACGGGAGTTTGCTGGCTTTTGAGTAGAGAGCCAGAACCTGCTGCCCAACTACCTCTCAAAACCATTGAAGAAATTGTTTTTTCGGAAGGTTTTCTGGGAGAACAAACTTCTGTGGGACAACTTgattattttgtcaaaaatgtAAAGGTCGGACAAGACATAATCAAAGAAGTAAGTGCTCTCACAACCGGGCAACGCGATAATCCAGCATGGCATTTAGCACGCAAAGGCCGACTAACTGCAAGCAATTTTGGAGCAGTACTGAAAGCCAAACGAGTTACTCAAGCCCTTACAACGCGTCTGCTTGGAGATTACGATCTGAGTAGAGTCCGTGCCATTGCATGGGGTGTTGACAACGAAGAAATGGCAATAAAAGCTTTCACTGCATCGACTGGCCTAGTACCTGTCCAGACTGGCGTATGGCTACATGAGTCTGGTGTTTTAGGTGCATCTCCAGATGGACTAGTAGGTGATGATGCCGTTCTTGAATGCAAATGCCCATATACCCACCGAAATGAGACCATTGCAGAAGCAGTAAAGCACAAGGACTTCTATTTGGAGTGCAAAAATGGATATTATGCCCTCAAAACTAGTAGCATCTATTGGGATCAAGTTCAAGGCCAGCTGTTTTTAGCCCAGAGAAAGTATTGTTACTTTACAGTATGGACAACAAAGGACACTGTGGTCCTTAAGGTGCAGCGAGATGAGTCTTGGAAACCAAACATTGACATTTTGACtgacttttatttttataaacTTTTTCCCAAGATTGTGGAGGGAGAACTTTGA
- the LOC136921130 gene encoding G-protein-signaling modulator 2-like — protein MGLKFQKRGRPRSNNTIPTRYHCGPPSLNDKAGIPSINSNPKEIGDRSGEKGAYKDLGSTYHSLGDYRKAIEYLKKRLKIAQEIDDRSGEGAAYGNLGRTYHSLGDYRKAIEYHKRRLKIVQELIDDRSGEGTAYGNLGSTCHTLGEYGKAIEYHKKRLKIALEIGDRSGEGTAYGNLRIGYHSLNEYRKAIEYHKRRFKIAQETGDRSGEKAAYKNLEIGDRSREGTAYGNLDSVYHSLGEYGKAIEYHINRLKIAQEIGDREGPACGNLSITYHSLSEYRKAIEYHKRRIQIEQEICNRSGKKEGSGNPGSAYQSLGDYQKAIEYHEKRLKVAQEIGDRSGRRSSL, from the exons ATGGGATTGAAATTCCAGAAGCGTGGACGTCCACGTTCAAACAACACAATACCAACTCGGTACCATTGTGGACCACCGAGTCTAAACGACAAGGCTGGAATTCCTTCAATCAACAGCAACCCAA aagaaatcggtgatcggtccggagaaaaAGGAGCCTATAAagatctcggtagtacttaccactcactgggtgactatcgaaaagccattgagtatcttaaAAAACgtctgaaaattgcacaagaaatcgatgaccggtccggagaaggagcagcctatggaaatctcggtaggaCTTAccactcattgggtgactatcgaaaagccattgagtatcataaaagaCGACTGAAAATTGTACAAGAACTGATCgatgatcggtccggagaaggaacagcctatggaaatctcggtagtacttgcCACACACTGGGTGaatatggaaaagccattgagtatcataaaaaacgattgaaaattgcactagaaatcggtgatcggtcgggagaaggaacagcctatggaaatcttcgTATTGGTTACCACTCACTAAATgaatatcgaaaagccattgagtatcataaaagaCGATttaaaattgcacaagaaaccggtgatcggtccggagaaaaAGCAGCCTATaaaaatctcg aaatcggtgatcggtccagagaaggaacagcctatggaaatctcgatAGTgtttaccactcactgggtgaatacggaaaagccattgagtatcatataaatcgattgaaaattgcacaagaaatcggtgatcgagaaGGACCAGCCTGTGGAAATCTTAGTATTACTTACCATTCACTAAGTgaatatcgaaaagccattgaatatcataaAAGACGAATTCAAATTGAACAAGAAATCTGTAATCGGTCCGGAAAAAAAGAAGGCTCTGGAAATCCCGGTAGTGcataccagtcactgggtgactatcaaaaagccattgagtatcatgaaaaacgattgaaagttgcgcaagaaatcggtgatcgctCCGGAAGAAGGAGCAGCTTATga
- the LOC136921131 gene encoding uncharacterized protein → MVEETGERVLDLINELYHGSFIDEMTKKCLCQTPTPPRIPIFYTLIKIHKPTPVGRPIISGCDGPTEKLSCFVDKIVQPIAQQQKSYLKDTTDFINFIEETKLPKGVILVSMNVTSLYTNIPQEEGINIVCTAFETFYNDAPPIPKRLLRLILQENSFQFNKRNYLQTHGTAMGTKMAAAFANTFMGESKQKS, encoded by the coding sequence ATGGTAGAGGAAACAGGAGAACGAGTTCTAGATTTGATAAACGAGCTATATCATGGGAGTTTCATTGATGAAATGACCAAAAAATGTCTCTGTCAAACACCAACTCCGCCTCGAATACCGATTTTCTACACTCTgataaaaatccacaaacctacaCCAGTAGGAAGACCAATAATATCAGGTTGCGATGGACCAACCGAAAAGCTATCCTGCTTTGTTGACAAAATTGTTCAGCCGATAGCACAACAACAGAAGTCTTATCTCAAAGATACAACGGACTTCATTAACTTTATAGAGGAAACAAAACTCCCTAAAGGAGTTATTCTCGTCTCAATGAACGTAACGAGCCTTTACACGAATATACCACAGGAAGAGGGAATAAATATAGTGTGCACAGCATTCGAAACTTTCTACAACGACGCACCTCCCATTCCTAAGCGCTTACTaagactgattttgcaagaaaactcGTTCCAATTCAACAAAAGGAACTACTTGCAAACACACGGAACCGCCATGGGCACTAAGATGGCTGCAGCCTTTGCCAATACTTTCATGGGGGAATCGAAACAGAAATCCTAA
- the LOC136920670 gene encoding tetratricopeptide repeat protein 28-like codes for MDNGDPNDTLYSSNQRRDYQNAIDHHEKRLEIAQEIGDRFGEGTAYRNLGIAYHSLSEYRKAIEYHKKRLKIAQEIGDRSGEGAGYGNLGSAYQSLGEYQKAIKYHEKLLKIAQEIGDRSGERAAYGNLGCAYQSLGDYQKAIKYHKRRLKIAQEMGDRSGEEAGYGNLGCAYQSLGEYQKAIKYHEKLLKIAQEIGDWSGEGTAYGNLGCAYQSLGDYQKAIEYHEKRLKIAQEIGDRSGEGVGYGNLGSAYFSLSEYGQAIEYHEKLLKIAQEIGDRSGEGAAYGNLGCAYQSLGDYQKSIKYHEKRLKIGQEIGDRSGEGAGYGNLGCAYQSLGDYQKSIEYHEKRLKIAQEIGDRSGEGAGYGNLGCAYQSLRDYQKAIKYHEKRLEISQEIGDRSGEGAGYGNLGCAYQSLGDCQKALEYHEKRLKIAQEIGDRSGEGAAYGNLGCAYQSLGDCQKAIEYHEKRLKIAQEIGDRSGEGAGYGNLGSAYFSLSEYGQAIEYHEKLLKIAQEIGDRSGEGAAYGNLGCAYQSLGDYQKSIEYHEKRLKIAQEIGDRSGEGAGYGNLGCAYQSLGDYQKAIKYHEKQLEISKEIGDRSGEGAGYGNLGSAYFSLSEYGQAIEYHEKLLKIAQEIGDRSGEGAAYGNLGCAYQSLGDYQKSIEYHEKRLKIAQEIGDRSGEGAGYGNLGCAYQSLGDYQKSIEYYEKRLKIAQEIGNRSGEGAGYGNLGCAYQSLGDCPKAIEYHEKRLKIAQEIGDRSGEGAGYGNLGCAYQLLGDYQKAIKYHEKRLEISQEIGDRSGEGAGYGNLGSAYFSLSEYGQAIEYHEKRLKIAQEIGDRSGEGAGYGNLGCAYQLLGDYQKAIKYHEKRLEISQEIGNRSGEGAGYGNLGSAYFSLSEYGQAIQYHEKRLKIAQEIGDRSGEGAGYGNLGCAYQSMDDYQKAIKYHEKRLEISQEIGDRSGEGAAYGNLGCSYQSLGDYQKSIEYHEKRLKIAQEIGDRSGEGAGYGNLGCAYQSLGDCQKAIEYHEKRLKIAQEIGDRSGEGAGYGNLGCAYQSLGDYQKSIEYYEKRLKIAQEIGDRSGEGKGYGNLGCAYQSLGDCQKAIEYHEKRLKIAQEIGDRSGEGAGYGNLGCAYQLLGDYQKAIKYHEKRLEISQEIGDRSGEGAGYGNLGSAYFSLSEYGQAIEYHEKRLKIAQEIGDRSGQGAGYGNLGCAYQSMDDYQKAIKYHEKRLEISQEIGDRSGEGAAYGNLGCSYQSLGDYQKSIEYHEKRLKIAQEIGDRSGEGAGYVNLGSTYQSLGDYRKAIEYLEKRLKIVQEIGDRSGEGAAYGNLGCAYRSLGDYQKSIECHEKRLKIAQEIGDRSGEGAAYGNLGSTYGSLGENRKAI; via the coding sequence ATGGATAACGGAGACCCAAATGATACACTCTACAGCAGTAACCAAAGGAGAGACTATCAAAACGCCATTGACCATCATGAAAAACGGCTggaaattgcacaagaaatcggtgatcggttcggagaaggaacagcctatagaaatcttggtattgcttaccactcactaagtgaatatcgaaaagccattgagtatcataaaaaacgattgaaaattgcacaagaaatcggtgatcggtccggagaaggagcaggctatggaaatcttggtagtgcttaccaatcactgggtgagtatcaaaaagccattaagtatcatgaaaaacttttgaaaattgcacaagaaatcggtgatcggtccggagaaagagcagcctatggaaatctcggttgtgcttaccaatcactcggtgactatcaaaaagccattaagtatcataaaagacgattgaaaattgcacaagaaatgggtgatcggtccggagaagaagcaggctatggaaatctcggttgcgcttaccaatcactgggtgagtatcaaaaagccattaagtatcatgaaaaacttttgaaaattgcacaagaaatcggtgattggtCCGGAGagggaacagcctatggaaatctcggttgtgcttaccaatcactgggtgactatcaaaaagccattgagtatcatgaaaaacgattgaaaattgcgcaagaaatcggtgatcggtccggagaaggagtaggctatggaaatcttggtagtgcTTACTTCTCACTAAGTGAATATGGacaagccatcgagtatcatgaaaaacttttgaaaattgcacaagaaatcggtgatcggtccggagaaggagcagcctatggaaatctcggttgtgcttaccaatcactgggtgactatcaaaaatccattaagtatcatgaaaaacgattaaaaattggacaagaaatcggtgatcggtccggagaaggagcaggttatggaaatctcggttgtgcttaccaatcactgggtgactatcaaaaatctattgagtatcatgaaaagcgattgaaaattgcacaagaaatcggtgatcggtccggagaaggagcaggttatggaaatctcggttgtgcttaccaatcactgcgtgactatcaaaaagcgattaagtatcatgaaaagcgattggaaatttcacaagaaatcggtgatcggtccggagaaggagcaggttatggaaatctcggttgtgcttaccaatcactgggtgactgtcAAAAAGcccttgagtatcatgaaaaacgattgaaaattgcacaagaaatcggtgatcggtccggagaaggagcagcctatggaaatctcggttgtgcttaccaatcactgggtgactgtcaaaaagccattgagtatcatgaaaaacgattgaaaattgcacaagaaatcggtgatcggtccggagaaggagcaggctatggaaatcttggtagtgcTTACTTCTCACTAAGTGAATATGGacaagccatcgagtatcatgaaaaacttttgaaaattgcacaagaaatcggtgatcggtccggagaaggagcagcctatggaaatctcggttgtgcttaccaatcactgggtgactatcaaaaatccattgagtatcatgaaaaacgattgaaaattgcacaagaaatcggtgatcggtccggagaaggagcaggttatggaaatctcggttgtgcttaccaatcactgggtgactatcaaaaagcgattaagtatcatgaaaaacaattggaaatttcaaaagaaatcggtgatcggtccggagaaggagctggctatggaaatcttggtagtgcTTACTTCTCACTAAGTGAATATGGacaagccatcgagtatcatgaaaaacttttgaaaattgcacaagaaatcggtgatcggtccggagaaggagcagcctatggaaatctcggttgtgcttaccaatcactgggtgactatcaaaaatccattgagtatcatgaaaaacgattgaaaattgcacaagaaatcggtgatcggtccggagaaggagcaggttatggaaatctcggttgtgcttaccaatcactgggtgactatcaaaaatccattgagtattatgaaaaacgattgaaaattgcacaagaaatcggtaatcggtccggagaaggagcaggatatggaaatctcggttgtgcttaccaatcactgggtgactgtccaaaagccattgagtatcatgaaaaacgattgaaaattgcacaagaaatcggtgatcggtccggagaaggagcaggttatggaaatctcggttgtgcttaccaattactgggtgactatcaaaaagcgattaagtatcatgaaaaacgattggaaatttcacaagaaatcggtgatcggtccggagaaggagcaggctatggaaatcttggtagtgcTTACTTCTCACTAAGTGAATATGGacaagccatcgagtatcatgaaaaacgattaaaaattgcacaagaaatcggtgatcggtccggagaaggagcaggttatggaaatctcggttgtgcttaccaattactgggtgactatcaaaaagcgattaagtatcatgaaaaacgattggaaatttcacaagaaatcggtaatcggtccggagaaggagcaggctatggaaatcttggtagtgcTTACTTCTCACTAAGTGAATATGGACAAGCCAtccagtatcatgaaaaacgattaaaaattgcacaagaaatcggtgatcggtccggagaaggagcaggttatggaaatctcggttgtgcttaccaatcaatggatgactatcaaaaagcaattaagtatcatgaaaaacgattggaaatttcacaagaaataggtgatcggtccggagaaggagcagcctatggaaatctcggttgttcTTACCAATCACTCGGTGACTATCAAAAgtccattgagtatcatgaaaaacgattgaaaattgcacaagaaatcggtgatcggtccggagaaggagcaggttatggaaatctcggttgtgcttaccaatcactgggtgactgtcaaaaagccattgagtatcatgaaaaacgattgaaaattgcacaagaaatcggtgatcggtccggagaaggagcaggttatggaaatctcggttgtgcttaccaatcactgggtgactatcaaaaatccattgagtattatgaaaaacgattgaaaattgcacaagaaatcggtgatcggtccggagaaggaaaaggatatggaaatctcggttgtgcttaccaatcactgggtgactgtcaaaaagccattgagtatcatgaaaaacgattgaaaattgcacaagaaatcggtgatcggtccggagaaggagcaggttatggaaatctcggttgtgcttaccaattactgggtgactatcaaaaagcgattaagtatcatgaaaaacgattggaaatttcacaagaaatcggtgatcggtccggagaaggagcaggctatggaaatcttggtagtgcTTACTTCTCACTAAGTGAATATGGacaagccatcgagtatcatgaaaaacgattaaaaattgcacaagaaatcggtgatcggtccggacaaggagcaggttatggaaatctcggttgtgcttaccaatcaatggatgactatcaaaaagcaattaagtatcatgaaaaacgattggaaatttcacaagaaataggtgatcggtccggagaaggagcagcctatggaaatctcggttgttcTTACCAATCACTCGGTGACTATCAAAAgtccattgagtatcatgaaaaacgattgaaaattgcacaagaaatcggtgatcggtccggagaaggagcaggttatgtaaatctcggtagtacttaccagtcactgggtgactatcgaaaagccattgagtatcttgaaaaacgtttaaaaattgtacaagaaatcggtgatcgttccggagaaggagcagcctatggaaatctcggttgtgcttaccgatcactgggtgactatcaaaaatccattgagtgtcatgaaaaacgattgaaaattgcacaagaaatcggtgatcggtccggagaaggagcagcctacgGAAATCTTGGTAGTACTTACGGCTCACTGGGTGAGAATCGAAAAGCCATTTAG